Proteins encoded in a region of the Salinicoccus sp. RF5 genome:
- the ccsB gene encoding c-type cytochrome biogenesis protein CcsB, translating into MASQLVSISSTLLYAAFILYLVAMLPLATSIKSRSDKPAKIAISMVIVGFILQLSYFILRWIAQGHAPVSNMYEFITMFAIMIIAGYLITYFYFKTKLFGLFALPISMLLMAYGSMFSREVEPLIPALQSSWLAIHVITVTLAYGILSMSAVAGLIYLLKAVPADEKSWRARFLEAIMAGIVTVLVFIVTTVLMQNVIGYQDDFLYQDKQGETQVAEYHLPSLVNFENAVPVEHAGDNNYEEADHFHSGVNLPPIIDSQKLNTVIWSVVLGLITYGIIRLILRKRIITVLKPWSNKADLSLMDEIGYRSVIIGFPIFALGGIFFAAIWAQIAWSRFWGWDPKETWAFITFMFYTVFLHLRLNRGYEGEKSAWLAIIGFLLILFNLIAINLLVAGLHSYA; encoded by the coding sequence ATGGCATCTCAACTTGTATCAATAAGCAGTACGCTGCTCTATGCAGCTTTCATATTATACCTCGTGGCGATGCTTCCGTTGGCGACGAGCATCAAGTCAAGGTCAGACAAGCCAGCCAAAATCGCCATCTCAATGGTGATCGTCGGGTTCATCCTGCAGCTGTCGTATTTCATACTGAGATGGATTGCCCAGGGCCATGCCCCTGTATCGAACATGTATGAGTTCATCACCATGTTCGCCATCATGATCATCGCAGGCTACCTGATCACATACTTCTATTTCAAGACCAAATTGTTCGGCCTGTTCGCACTTCCCATATCCATGCTCCTCATGGCCTATGGCAGCATGTTCTCAAGGGAAGTGGAACCGCTCATCCCGGCTCTCCAGAGCAGCTGGCTCGCCATCCATGTCATTACAGTGACCCTCGCTTATGGTATACTGTCCATGAGTGCCGTCGCCGGCCTGATCTATCTTCTGAAGGCTGTTCCGGCGGATGAAAAATCCTGGCGCGCACGCTTTTTGGAAGCCATCATGGCGGGTATAGTAACAGTGCTTGTCTTCATTGTGACGACAGTCCTCATGCAGAATGTAATCGGCTACCAGGATGACTTCCTCTATCAGGATAAACAGGGGGAGACACAGGTCGCCGAATACCACCTGCCGAGCCTGGTCAATTTCGAGAACGCTGTACCTGTTGAACATGCCGGTGACAACAACTATGAGGAGGCGGACCACTTCCACAGTGGAGTGAACCTCCCTCCCATCATCGATTCACAGAAGCTCAACACCGTCATCTGGTCTGTCGTGCTCGGCCTCATCACATATGGAATCATCCGCCTTATCCTGAGGAAACGGATCATCACTGTTTTGAAACCATGGTCCAACAAGGCCGACCTCAGCCTGATGGATGAAATCGGCTATCGGTCGGTCATCATCGGCTTCCCTATTTTTGCACTTGGCGGCATATTCTTCGCGGCCATCTGGGCACAGATCGCCTGGAGTCGTTTCTGGGGCTGGGATCCAAAAGAAACTTGGGCGTTCATCACGTTCATGTTCTATACGGTCTTCCTTCACCTCAGGCTCAACAGGGGATATGAAGGTGAAAAGTCTGCATGGCTTGCCATCATCGGCTTCCTACTCATCCTTTTCAACCTGATTGCCATAAACCTGCTCGTTGCAGGGCTGCATTCCTACGCATAA
- a CDS encoding response regulator transcription factor, whose translation MSERILIVDDEERIRKLLNMYLAREGYEITEADNGEDALELALEQNFHCILLDLMMPKMDGIEVAKRLRTQKSTPIIMLTAKGEENNRVEGFEVGADDYIVKPFSPREVVLRVKAILRRSSETSFIEADSSTKDVIVYDHLVIDNDAHRVLADDVKVNLTPKEYELLLFLARSPDKVFDREELLREVWHYDFYGDLRTVDTHVKRLREKLNKVSPEASNMINTVWGIGYKFEVNE comes from the coding sequence ATGTCTGAAAGAATTCTCATAGTAGATGACGAAGAACGCATCAGAAAACTGCTGAACATGTACCTCGCACGTGAGGGTTATGAAATCACTGAAGCTGATAATGGAGAGGATGCTCTAGAACTCGCTCTGGAGCAGAATTTCCACTGCATACTTCTTGACCTCATGATGCCGAAGATGGACGGCATCGAAGTCGCCAAGCGGTTGAGGACCCAAAAATCGACACCGATCATCATGCTGACGGCCAAAGGCGAGGAGAACAACCGTGTAGAAGGTTTTGAGGTCGGTGCAGATGACTACATCGTCAAGCCTTTCTCTCCGAGGGAGGTTGTGCTGCGCGTCAAGGCGATACTCCGCCGTTCATCGGAAACATCCTTCATAGAGGCGGATTCATCAACGAAGGATGTCATCGTATACGATCATCTGGTGATCGACAATGATGCCCACAGGGTGCTCGCCGATGACGTCAAAGTGAATCTGACGCCGAAGGAATACGAGCTGCTGCTGTTCCTGGCACGGAGCCCGGACAAGGTGTTCGACCGCGAGGAGCTGCTCAGGGAAGTCTGGCATTATGACTTCTACGGCGATCTGAGGACCGTCGACACCCATGTGAAGCGCCTCAGGGAGAAGCTCAATAAGGTTTCGCCGGAGGCGAGCAATATGATCAACACCGTGTGGGGCATCGGCTACAAGTTCGAGGTCAATGAATAA
- the resA gene encoding thiol-disulfide oxidoreductase ResA codes for MNQNDRQVINMKGRTRNILRVSIIVTITVLIGVTVWFNLTSGTKAVEVGDEAVDFKLTTLEGEEIQLSKLTEDKGVILNFWGTWCKPCREEMPDMNDIYTQGHEDYEIIAVNVAENEQQIRQFMSGLDANLEFPIALDRSKSVTEAYNIGPLPTTIAVNKEGTVVKKQEYQLTHDDINAFISESTE; via the coding sequence ATGAATCAGAACGACAGGCAGGTGATAAATATGAAGGGACGTACACGCAACATCCTCAGAGTGAGCATCATCGTGACCATCACCGTACTCATAGGTGTTACAGTGTGGTTCAACCTGACTTCAGGAACGAAGGCCGTCGAAGTCGGCGATGAGGCCGTGGACTTCAAGCTGACGACACTAGAAGGCGAAGAGATCCAGCTTTCCAAGCTGACCGAAGATAAGGGCGTCATCCTGAATTTCTGGGGCACATGGTGCAAACCTTGCCGGGAGGAAATGCCGGATATGAATGACATCTATACACAGGGCCATGAAGATTATGAAATAATCGCCGTGAATGTTGCCGAAAATGAACAGCAGATCCGCCAGTTCATGTCGGGCCTCGATGCCAACCTGGAATTCCCCATAGCACTGGATCGGTCAAAAAGTGTAACCGAAGCCTATAATATCGGCCCACTACCGACGACGATCGCCGTAAACAAAGAGGGGACCGTCGTCAAAAAGCAGGAATATCAGCTCACTCATGATGATATCAATGCGTTTATCAGTGAATCCACAGAATAG
- a CDS encoding pseudouridine synthase, with protein MEEVRLQKAIANSGVTSRRKAEVMIEEGRVKVNGQTVTELGTKVTQNDKIEVDGVPISQEEKVYILYYKPAGEISTAEDERSRRTVVDAFERMDVRLYPVGRLDYDTSGILLMTNDGEFTQYMTHPKYEMKKTYRVKIDGILKREEQKQMRKGIRLEDGVTAPADVKVIRDKKDRQMILELTIHEGRNRQVRRMFEHFGLKVIKLTRISYDFLTLDGLGEGEYRFLKPHEVKKLIANAKAS; from the coding sequence ATGGAAGAGGTAAGATTACAGAAGGCAATCGCAAACAGCGGTGTCACTTCAAGAAGAAAAGCAGAAGTTATGATAGAGGAGGGCCGGGTGAAGGTCAACGGCCAGACGGTCACGGAGCTCGGGACAAAAGTGACGCAGAACGACAAGATAGAAGTCGATGGTGTACCAATCAGCCAGGAGGAGAAGGTCTATATACTCTACTACAAACCGGCAGGTGAGATCTCGACGGCTGAAGACGAGAGGAGCCGCCGTACTGTAGTGGATGCATTCGAACGGATGGATGTCCGCTTGTATCCAGTAGGACGCCTGGACTATGACACTTCCGGCATCCTGCTCATGACGAATGATGGGGAATTCACCCAATACATGACCCACCCGAAATATGAAATGAAGAAGACATACCGCGTAAAGATCGACGGCATCTTGAAGCGTGAGGAACAGAAGCAGATGCGCAAGGGCATCCGTCTCGAAGACGGTGTCACGGCACCGGCAGATGTGAAGGTCATCCGTGACAAGAAGGACAGACAGATGATCCTTGAACTGACGATACATGAAGGGCGCAACCGTCAGGTGAGGCGGATGTTCGAACACTTCGGGCTAAAGGTGATCAAACTGACCCGCATCAGTTATGACTTCCTTACACTTGATGGGCTCGGGGAGGGGGAGTACCGTTTCCTCAAACCGCATGAAGTCAAGAAGCTGATCGCAAACGCCAAAGCGTCCTGA
- a CDS encoding cytochrome c biogenesis protein ResB, which translates to MELKEIKCESCGHVNPPGTQLCQSCGKMINSDYDKNKIKDLMRYDGSAVRSKTKSKSIFDKIWIFFTSIKVGVSIILAIAIAASIGTIFPQEYFIPLGVDPAEYYQENYGTLGYLYYSLGFHNLYSSWWFLILNGMLALSIIAASIDRGVPLFKSLSKQRVKKHDSFFRRQRLFLNTDRPDDTGSIIDAFSKKRYKVRQEGDNYLLEKGRLSRYGPYINHTGLIILLFGSMLRFFPGMYVDEIVHIPEGETEELPTTEGQYYVKNEAFTLDTYDEDAGEVFNEALSSNTMLISNYQTDITFYENSSADIVGSSPDLEAVDEYSIRVNHPYRFGSYELYQSSYDNSQLKAMTFRLEDEDGNTVGDHFTVNLSDPESSFDIAEGVSVNMRAYSPDFLEIDDNGTLVSATPVPRNPAFVFEVADGEESELSLLQIMNSTDITEDNDYSIRFVEAEEHIATVLTLKKDLTIPFIATGFIIFLIGLFIGSYINHRRIWIKADDNLVLAAHTNKNYFGMKREINEILESNGLGAVNDKLDDADKDKNKE; encoded by the coding sequence ATGGAACTAAAGGAAATAAAATGTGAATCCTGTGGTCATGTCAATCCGCCCGGAACGCAGCTGTGCCAGTCCTGCGGCAAAATGATCAACAGTGATTACGACAAGAACAAAATAAAAGACCTGATGAGGTATGATGGCAGTGCGGTAAGGTCCAAGACGAAATCGAAGAGCATCTTCGACAAGATCTGGATCTTCTTCACTTCAATCAAGGTCGGTGTCTCCATCATACTCGCCATCGCCATTGCGGCGTCGATTGGTACGATCTTCCCTCAGGAATACTTCATCCCGCTTGGTGTCGACCCAGCTGAGTATTACCAGGAAAATTACGGAACCCTCGGCTACCTATACTATTCCCTTGGATTCCACAACCTCTATTCTTCATGGTGGTTCCTCATACTGAACGGCATGCTTGCGCTGTCCATCATTGCTGCAAGTATCGACCGGGGCGTGCCGCTGTTCAAATCATTGAGCAAGCAGCGTGTCAAAAAGCACGACAGTTTCTTCCGCAGACAAAGGCTGTTCCTAAACACAGACCGTCCTGACGATACCGGCAGCATCATCGATGCATTTTCGAAAAAGCGCTATAAGGTCCGGCAGGAAGGCGACAATTATCTGCTCGAGAAAGGGCGTCTTTCCCGATACGGTCCATACATCAACCACACTGGACTGATCATCCTGCTTTTCGGCAGCATGCTGAGGTTCTTCCCGGGCATGTACGTGGATGAAATCGTCCATATTCCCGAGGGTGAAACGGAAGAGCTGCCGACGACGGAAGGTCAGTACTATGTCAAAAATGAAGCGTTCACCCTCGATACTTATGATGAGGATGCAGGTGAAGTCTTCAACGAGGCACTGAGCAGCAATACGATGCTCATAAGCAACTATCAGACCGACATCACCTTCTATGAAAACTCCAGTGCGGATATAGTCGGGTCCTCCCCAGACCTCGAAGCTGTGGATGAATACAGCATCCGCGTCAACCATCCATACCGTTTCGGCAGCTATGAACTCTACCAGTCGAGCTACGACAACTCACAGCTCAAGGCCATGACCTTCCGGCTGGAAGACGAGGATGGCAATACAGTCGGCGATCATTTCACAGTCAACTTGAGCGATCCCGAAAGTTCATTTGATATTGCTGAGGGAGTGTCGGTCAACATGAGGGCTTATTCTCCTGATTTTCTTGAAATCGATGATAATGGTACATTGGTGTCAGCCACACCGGTACCGAGAAATCCGGCATTCGTCTTCGAAGTTGCAGATGGTGAAGAAAGCGAACTCAGCCTGCTGCAGATCATGAACAGTACCGACATTACAGAAGACAATGACTACAGCATCCGGTTCGTGGAAGCGGAAGAACATATAGCTACCGTGCTGACACTCAAGAAAGACCTCACCATACCCTTCATCGCTACAGGTTTCATCATTTTCCTGATTGGTCTGTTCATCGGTTCGTATATCAATCATAGGAGAATATGGATCAAGGCGGACGATAATCTGGTGCTCGCTGCACATACCAACAAGAATTACTTCGGAATGAAGCGGGAGATCAACGAGATTCTTGAATCCAACGGACTCGGAGCAGTGAATGACAAACTGGATGACGCGGACAAAGACAAAAACAAGGAGTAA
- the deoB gene encoding phosphopentomutase translates to MFKRIHLIVLDSVGIGAQHDAAEFGDAGTHTLKHTLESHPVELPNLEKFGLGCIDPLPGLGCPESPEAFYSKMSEVSQGKDTMTGHWEIAGLNIKKPFKVYPDGFPEELLDRIREATGRDIVGNKPASGTEIIKEYGEHQMKTGDLIVYTSNDPVLQIAAHEDVIPLDELYTICEKVRAMTTDPDFLVGRVIARPYVGDSSENFTRTENRHDYALEPFGRTVLNALEDNGNDVIAIGKINDIFTGSGITDSVRTKNNEDGVDKLLEVMDRDFNGMSFLNLVDFDALYGHRRNPEGYSNALKAFDDRLPEIVSKLREDDLLIITADHGNDPTYTGTDHTRENVPLLMKTGREMQYGPLRDSSTFSDIAATIAENYKIEYDTHGESLFKEISSDEE, encoded by the coding sequence ATGTTCAAAAGAATCCACCTTATCGTCCTCGACTCGGTTGGCATCGGTGCCCAGCATGACGCTGCCGAGTTCGGCGATGCCGGCACACATACGCTGAAGCACACGCTTGAGAGCCATCCGGTAGAACTGCCCAACCTTGAGAAGTTCGGGCTCGGATGCATCGATCCGCTTCCAGGCCTTGGATGTCCGGAATCCCCGGAAGCCTTCTACAGCAAAATGAGTGAAGTCTCCCAGGGTAAGGATACGATGACAGGGCATTGGGAAATCGCCGGCCTGAACATCAAGAAGCCATTCAAAGTCTATCCTGACGGGTTCCCTGAAGAACTGCTCGACAGGATACGTGAAGCCACGGGCCGTGACATCGTCGGCAACAAGCCTGCCAGCGGCACGGAAATCATCAAGGAATATGGTGAGCACCAGATGAAGACCGGGGATCTGATCGTCTATACTTCGAATGACCCCGTACTGCAGATAGCGGCCCATGAAGATGTGATTCCGCTTGATGAGCTCTACACCATATGTGAAAAGGTCCGCGCAATGACGACCGATCCCGATTTCCTCGTGGGCAGGGTGATCGCCCGTCCATATGTCGGCGACTCCAGTGAAAACTTCACACGTACGGAAAACAGGCATGACTATGCACTTGAACCTTTCGGGCGCACAGTGCTCAACGCGCTTGAGGACAACGGCAATGATGTCATCGCAATAGGCAAGATCAACGACATCTTCACAGGATCGGGCATCACGGATTCGGTACGTACGAAGAACAATGAAGATGGCGTGGACAAGCTGCTTGAAGTGATGGACAGGGATTTCAATGGCATGTCATTCCTCAATCTGGTCGATTTCGATGCGCTCTATGGCCATAGAAGGAATCCTGAAGGCTACAGCAATGCACTGAAGGCCTTCGATGACCGTCTGCCTGAAATCGTATCGAAGCTTCGTGAAGATGACCTCCTGATCATCACTGCAGACCACGGCAATGACCCGACCTACACCGGTACGGATCATACACGTGAAAATGTCCCGCTTCTGATGAAGACAGGACGGGAAATGCAGTACGGACCACTCAGGGACTCCAGTACCTTCAGCGATATCGCAGCCACCATCGCCGAAAACTATAAAATTGAATATGATACTCATGGCGAAAGCTTGTTCAAGGAGATTTCATCAGATGAAGAATAA
- the scpB gene encoding SMC-Scp complex subunit ScpB has product MEIIEGLLYIAGDAGLSEEQLIMHVPITKAHLEKVVGEYSRPNLTIQRHGDRYFLQTTPEMEKYIQRILDDRPSQKLSQASLEVLSIIAYNQPVSRSDIEMMRGVASDGPVSTLLGKGLIAKKSISDERAAHFVTTGHFLQLFGLESLEALPTQKDILEQEEMDLFFESIEEE; this is encoded by the coding sequence ATGGAAATCATTGAAGGATTATTGTATATTGCAGGGGACGCCGGCCTTTCCGAGGAACAGCTGATCATGCATGTACCGATTACGAAGGCACATCTCGAGAAGGTGGTCGGGGAGTATTCCAGACCAAACCTCACCATACAGAGGCACGGGGACAGATACTTTTTGCAGACGACCCCCGAAATGGAAAAGTATATCCAGCGCATTCTGGACGACCGGCCCAGCCAGAAGCTGTCACAGGCTTCGCTGGAGGTCCTGTCAATCATCGCCTATAACCAGCCCGTATCAAGAAGCGATATAGAGATGATGAGGGGGGTCGCATCCGATGGTCCCGTCTCCACGCTTCTCGGCAAGGGGCTGATCGCGAAGAAGAGCATATCTGATGAGCGGGCCGCCCATTTTGTGACCACCGGCCACTTCCTGCAGCTGTTCGGTCTGGAATCGCTTGAGGCGCTGCCGACCCAGAAGGATATCCTGGAACAGGAAGAAATGGATTTATTTTTTGAAAGTATAGAGGAGGAGTAG
- a CDS encoding Fur family transcriptional regulator: MENRIQRIKEALQGAHYKLTPQREVTVRVLLENERDHLSAEDIFLKVKDKYPEIGLATVYRTLELLSELKILDKINFGDGVSRYDLRKEGAKHFHHHLVCMECGAVEEIEEDLLEDVEKIVEKDYNFKVTDHRLTFHGICGDCQSKKE; encoded by the coding sequence GTGGAAAATCGGATTCAGAGGATCAAGGAAGCACTTCAGGGGGCCCATTACAAGCTCACTCCCCAAAGGGAGGTGACTGTACGCGTCCTGCTCGAGAATGAACGTGATCACTTAAGTGCCGAAGATATCTTTCTCAAAGTGAAGGACAAATACCCTGAAATAGGGCTGGCTACGGTCTATCGTACACTCGAGCTGTTAAGTGAACTCAAGATTCTCGACAAAATCAACTTCGGCGATGGGGTCAGCCGTTATGATCTCAGGAAAGAGGGCGCGAAGCATTTCCACCATCACCTTGTCTGCATGGAATGCGGAGCAGTAGAGGAAATAGAAGAAGACCTTCTGGAGGATGTAGAGAAGATTGTCGAAAAGGACTATAACTTCAAAGTGACCGACCACCGGCTTACTTTCCATGGAATATGCGGCGACTGCCAGAGCAAGAAGGAATAA
- a CDS encoding NUDIX hydrolase, which yields MENNDYSHLKEEIISNNRIFDGHVIKVDHSRVKLPDGQTADREIVYHKGAVSLIAVHEGEMYFVRQYRVAPDDFLLEIPAGKIEVGEAPHETAVKELREEIGGIAGTLEEVQEFYVSPGFSNEYVYLYEAKDMTMETQALDDDEFLDIVKVRLEDLKKLLQEGAFRDSKTLIAVQHVIASYNL from the coding sequence ATGGAGAATAATGATTACTCCCATCTTAAAGAAGAGATCATTTCCAATAACAGAATTTTTGACGGGCATGTCATCAAGGTCGACCACAGCAGGGTGAAGCTTCCTGACGGTCAGACTGCAGACCGTGAGATCGTCTATCACAAAGGGGCCGTCTCCCTCATCGCAGTCCATGAGGGGGAGATGTATTTCGTCCGCCAGTACAGGGTCGCTCCGGATGACTTTCTGCTCGAGATTCCCGCCGGCAAGATCGAAGTGGGGGAGGCGCCGCATGAAACGGCGGTGAAGGAGCTGCGTGAAGAAATAGGAGGCATCGCCGGGACACTCGAAGAGGTCCAGGAATTCTATGTTTCCCCCGGATTCTCCAATGAGTACGTCTACCTGTATGAAGCCAAGGATATGACGATGGAAACCCAGGCGCTTGATGACGATGAATTCCTCGATATCGTAAAGGTAAGGCTAGAGGACCTGAAGAAACTGCTTCAGGAAGGTGCCTTCAGGGATTCCAAGACGCTCATCGCCGTTCAGCATGTAATAGCGTCATATAATTTATAA
- a CDS encoding ScpA family protein encodes MNGYKVQLDVFEGPLDLLLHLIKELEIDIYDIPMKTLTRQYMEYIDEMKELEINVASEYLVMASELLKIKSHMLLPEPPHLEEEYEDPRESLMEQLIEYQNYKQYAEQLAELKKQNERIYIKAPHVFEEQADDDAPLEVSLADLMVAYQKVRDRISIDRPRNITVRRESVSREAAESFLRQRFEEKRILGLRDLFTFSESKPKVVAVFITLLDFVKDNQLAIRPRGHEDFEIERLYD; translated from the coding sequence ATGAATGGATACAAAGTACAACTGGATGTATTCGAAGGACCGCTGGACCTTCTTCTTCATCTGATCAAAGAGCTGGAAATCGATATCTATGACATACCGATGAAGACGCTCACCCGTCAGTATATGGAATATATCGACGAAATGAAAGAGCTGGAAATCAATGTGGCGAGCGAATACCTCGTGATGGCCAGCGAACTGCTGAAAATAAAGAGCCATATGCTCCTGCCTGAACCGCCCCATCTGGAGGAGGAGTATGAGGACCCGCGGGAATCACTGATGGAGCAGCTCATCGAATACCAGAACTACAAGCAGTATGCCGAACAGCTGGCGGAGCTGAAGAAGCAGAATGAAAGGATCTACATCAAGGCACCCCACGTCTTCGAGGAGCAGGCGGACGATGACGCACCGCTTGAAGTCTCCCTTGCTGATCTAATGGTGGCATACCAGAAGGTGAGGGACAGGATCTCCATCGACCGCCCACGGAACATCACCGTCAGAAGGGAATCGGTCTCACGGGAGGCTGCCGAGTCATTCCTGCGGCAGCGATTTGAAGAAAAAAGGATCCTTGGGCTTCGGGACCTCTTCACCTTTTCGGAATCGAAGCCCAAAGTCGTGGCGGTATTCATCACGCTGCTGGATTTCGTGAAGGACAACCAGCTGGCCATCCGTCCACGGGGCCATGAGGATTTTGAAATTGAAAGGCTGTATGACTAA
- the xerD gene encoding site-specific tyrosine recombinase XerD, translating to MDFKRHIDEYLLFLSVEKGLSQSSINSYRQDLLQYEAYLTERKTLEPSRIDTELLITFLKELKQAGKSAKTISRMQSTLKNFHQFLVNDGITTHNPALRLHSIKEAKKLPVYLTVEEMERLLATPDQSVAGIRDRAMMELLYASGLRVSELIDIKTSDLNTDMGYIRIMGKGSKERIVPITDFVGELLEQYIANERLALLKDDDAEELFITNRGRGFTRQGLWKTVKKYELASGIGKNITPHTFRHSFATHLVENGADLRAVQEMLGHSDISTTQIYTQISAVKIREMYKKFHPRK from the coding sequence ATGGATTTCAAAAGGCATATTGATGAGTACCTGCTTTTCCTGAGTGTCGAAAAGGGGCTGAGCCAGTCCTCCATCAATTCCTACCGCCAGGACCTCCTCCAGTATGAAGCATATCTGACCGAGCGGAAAACGCTCGAACCTTCACGGATCGACACTGAGCTGCTCATCACCTTCCTGAAGGAACTGAAGCAGGCGGGCAAGAGTGCCAAGACGATTTCGCGCATGCAGTCGACACTCAAAAATTTCCATCAGTTCCTGGTCAATGATGGCATCACGACGCATAATCCGGCCCTCCGGCTGCATTCCATCAAAGAAGCAAAAAAGCTTCCGGTCTATCTGACGGTGGAGGAGATGGAGCGCCTCCTCGCGACCCCCGACCAGTCGGTGGCAGGCATCAGGGACAGGGCGATGATGGAACTCCTATATGCCTCCGGCCTCCGGGTGAGTGAACTGATAGACATAAAGACTTCGGACCTCAATACCGATATGGGCTACATCCGCATTATGGGGAAGGGGAGCAAGGAGCGGATTGTTCCGATCACCGACTTCGTCGGGGAGCTGCTGGAACAGTATATAGCGAATGAACGCCTGGCCCTGCTGAAGGATGATGACGCAGAAGAGCTGTTCATCACAAATCGCGGCAGAGGTTTCACACGTCAGGGTTTGTGGAAAACGGTGAAGAAGTATGAATTGGCCAGCGGCATCGGCAAGAACATCACACCGCACACTTTCCGCCACTCCTTCGCCACACACCTGGTTGAGAATGGCGCGGACTTGCGAGCGGTCCAGGAGATGCTGGGCCACTCCGACATCAGCACAACACAGATCTACACGCAGATTTCTGCTGTTAAAATAAGAGAAATGTATAAAAAATTCCATCCAAGAAAGTAG
- a CDS encoding DUF309 domain-containing protein yields the protein MKLFHLIDFYNELIIKQDYFECHEIMEATWKSSPAFSKNDAEVFFILLATGEYHYRRGNINGAVRSYRRALKLHEENTYDLAALGMEEELVEMMTARMENMEDMPFHPLAYPLTEDMWQALHEHGGYGPSSDIEAFKRWTRDRVVQDEEIVYKHRLRDRTDVLLEREAAIKKRKHRK from the coding sequence ATGAAACTGTTTCATCTTATAGATTTCTATAACGAACTCATTATAAAGCAAGATTACTTCGAATGCCATGAAATCATGGAGGCCACGTGGAAGTCGTCCCCCGCATTCTCCAAAAATGATGCAGAAGTGTTCTTTATTCTTCTTGCTACCGGAGAATACCATTACAGACGTGGGAATATCAACGGGGCGGTAAGGTCATACCGCCGTGCGCTGAAGCTCCATGAGGAGAACACCTATGATCTCGCTGCCCTCGGCATGGAGGAGGAACTCGTCGAAATGATGACCGCAAGGATGGAGAACATGGAAGATATGCCATTCCACCCCCTTGCCTATCCATTGACGGAGGACATGTGGCAAGCGCTGCACGAACACGGCGGCTATGGGCCGTCGTCGGATATTGAAGCTTTCAAGAGGTGGACGCGGGATCGGGTCGTCCAGGATGAAGAAATTGTCTATAAGCACCGACTGCGCGACCGTACAGATGTCCTCCTGGAGAGGGAAGCTGCCATCAAAAAAAGAAAACATCGGAAATGA